One stretch of Sphingomonas rosea DNA includes these proteins:
- a CDS encoding HisA/HisF-related TIM barrel protein — protein sequence MILYPAMDLIGGRIVRLRQGRFDEVTFYDPAPAAALASFAEAGATWAHVVDLDGAREGRPMQHELLTSLAAASPLKLQVAGGVRKAAHVATLLDAGAARVVIGSLAVRDPNATTALLDRFGPERITLSLDVNVVDGVPLVATHGWQENSGETLWDVAARYPQARHLLLTDIGRDGMLEGPNHALLGEAVTRLPHLAIQASGGVTSVADLQRLTTDGAILGRAMWEGLLPLSEALDARR from the coding sequence ATGATCCTCTACCCCGCCATGGACCTCATCGGCGGCCGCATCGTGCGCCTCCGCCAGGGCCGCTTCGACGAAGTGACCTTCTACGATCCGGCGCCCGCCGCGGCGCTGGCGAGCTTCGCCGAGGCCGGCGCGACCTGGGCGCATGTCGTCGACCTCGACGGCGCGCGCGAAGGCCGGCCGATGCAACACGAGCTTCTGACGTCGCTCGCCGCCGCTTCGCCGCTCAAGCTTCAGGTCGCGGGCGGCGTTCGCAAGGCGGCCCATGTCGCCACCCTCCTCGATGCCGGCGCCGCGCGCGTCGTGATCGGCAGCCTCGCGGTGCGCGATCCGAACGCCACCACCGCCCTCCTCGACCGGTTCGGACCGGAGCGGATCACCCTCAGCCTCGACGTCAACGTCGTCGACGGCGTGCCCCTGGTCGCCACCCACGGCTGGCAGGAGAATAGCGGCGAGACGTTGTGGGACGTCGCCGCGCGCTATCCGCAGGCCCGTCACCTGCTGCTGACGGACATCGGCCGCGACGGCATGCTCGAGGGGCCGAACCACGCGCTGCTCGGCGAGGCAGTCACCCGCCTCCCGCACCTCGCCATCCAGGCGAGCGGCGGGGTGACGTCGGTCGCGGACCTGCAGCGCCTCACCACCGACGGCGCGATCCTCGGCCGCGCCATGTGGGAGGGCCTGCTCCCGCTCAGCGAGGCGCTCGATGCCCGCCGCTAG
- the hisH gene encoding imidazole glycerol phosphate synthase subunit HisH: protein MSASVTLVDIGYGNINSVEIALTRLGAQVTRSSDAGEIRSAERLVLPGVGAAAYAMERIEALALGDVLRRYTGPALGICLGMHLLFTRSDEGEVDTLGLIPGRVRRLTPAPGITIPHMGWSRLEVADEAIGLSTGDYVYFAHSYAAADGPATVARADHGQPIPAVVRHANWTGAQFHPERSGPAGARFLEAWLTI from the coding sequence GTGAGCGCCTCGGTCACCCTCGTCGACATCGGTTACGGCAACATCAATTCGGTCGAGATCGCGCTCACCCGCTTGGGCGCGCAGGTCACCCGCAGCAGCGACGCGGGCGAGATCCGGTCGGCCGAACGGCTCGTCCTCCCCGGGGTCGGCGCGGCGGCTTATGCGATGGAGCGGATCGAGGCGCTCGCGCTCGGCGACGTGCTTCGCCGCTACACCGGCCCCGCGCTCGGCATCTGTCTTGGCATGCACCTCCTTTTCACCCGCAGCGACGAGGGTGAGGTCGATACGCTCGGCCTGATCCCCGGGCGGGTCCGCCGCCTGACCCCGGCGCCGGGCATCACCATCCCGCACATGGGCTGGAGCCGGCTTGAGGTCGCCGATGAGGCAATCGGCCTAAGCACCGGTGATTACGTCTATTTCGCCCACAGTTACGCCGCCGCGGACGGCCCCGCCACCGTCGCCCGCGCCGACCACGGCCAGCCCATCCCCGCGGTCGTCCGCCACGCCAACTGGACCGGCGCCCAATTCCATCCCGAGCGTTCCGGTCCCGCCGGCGCGCGCTTCCTCGAGGCCTGGCTGACCATATGA
- the hisB gene encoding imidazoleglycerol-phosphate dehydratase HisB, whose protein sequence is MTALAQRLARPEILALAPFDLGNRIADPDAILLDANESPFGPLSGGSVAAGVNRYPEPQPARLRAAMAALYGVAPEQFLVTRGGDDAIDLLCRVFLRDARDKAAVCVPSFSAYAHFARLQGGTVVELPLTADFDLDADTVVEALRGDEAVKLLFLCTPNNPTGNKVDPATILAIVDALPGVMILADEAYLEFSDTPSLAAEAVARDNLLVLKTLSKAFALAGARVGGLVGPASSLELISRALPPYPLPTLSVNAALEALQPARRAIHRERIARLLAERDRIAPLIARSPHVTRVYASAGNFLFLETEDTEALARRLAADGIKVRYRPQAAPGGVRLTIGTPQENDAALAAFGVAVDAAPRRTAEIARDTKETRIALSLDLDTPEPRRIDTGIPYYDHMLDQVAAHGGFSLTLACQGDLEIDPHHTIEDVAIALGQGLRDALGDKRGIGRFGFALPMDETEAQVLIDLSGRPFAKFDGSFEATHVGDYPTEMTPHVFRSLADSLGAAIHVRVVGENDHHKVEACFKAFGRALRQALAIEGKSDALPSTKGML, encoded by the coding sequence ATGACTGCCCTCGCCCAGCGCCTCGCCCGGCCCGAAATCCTCGCGCTCGCGCCCTTCGACCTCGGCAATCGCATCGCCGATCCCGACGCCATCCTCCTCGACGCCAACGAAAGCCCGTTCGGCCCCCTGTCGGGCGGGAGTGTCGCGGCGGGGGTCAACCGCTATCCCGAGCCCCAGCCCGCACGCCTGCGTGCCGCCATGGCGGCACTGTACGGGGTCGCGCCCGAGCAGTTCCTCGTCACGCGCGGCGGGGACGATGCGATCGACCTCCTCTGCCGGGTGTTCCTGCGTGACGCCCGCGACAAGGCCGCAGTCTGCGTGCCGAGCTTCTCGGCCTATGCCCACTTCGCGCGACTCCAGGGCGGCACCGTCGTCGAGCTTCCCCTCACGGCGGACTTCGACCTCGACGCCGATACCGTCGTCGAAGCGCTTCGGGGCGACGAGGCGGTCAAGCTGCTGTTCCTTTGCACCCCCAATAATCCGACCGGCAACAAGGTCGATCCCGCGACGATCCTCGCCATCGTCGACGCGCTGCCGGGCGTCATGATCCTCGCCGACGAGGCCTATCTCGAGTTCAGCGACACCCCCAGCCTCGCCGCCGAGGCGGTCGCCCGCGACAATCTGCTGGTCTTGAAGACCTTGTCCAAGGCCTTCGCGCTCGCCGGCGCGCGGGTCGGCGGGCTGGTCGGGCCGGCTTCGAGCCTCGAGCTCATTTCGCGCGCCTTGCCACCCTATCCGCTTCCGACCCTGTCGGTGAACGCGGCCTTGGAAGCGCTCCAGCCCGCCCGCCGCGCGATCCACCGCGAGCGTATCGCCAGGCTCCTCGCCGAGCGCGACCGGATCGCCCCGCTGATCGCCCGCTCGCCCCACGTGACCAGGGTCTATGCGAGCGCGGGCAATTTCCTGTTCCTCGAGACGGAGGACACCGAGGCGCTCGCCCGTCGCCTCGCCGCCGACGGGATCAAGGTCCGCTACCGCCCGCAGGCCGCGCCGGGCGGGGTCCGCCTGACTATCGGCACGCCGCAGGAGAATGACGCCGCGCTCGCCGCCTTCGGGGTGGCGGTCGACGCCGCGCCGCGACGGACCGCCGAGATCGCCCGCGACACCAAGGAAACGCGGATCGCCCTGTCGCTCGACCTCGATACGCCCGAGCCGCGCCGGATCGACACCGGCATTCCCTATTACGACCACATGCTCGACCAGGTCGCGGCGCATGGCGGGTTCAGCCTGACGCTCGCCTGCCAGGGCGACCTCGAGATCGATCCCCACCACACGATCGAGGACGTCGCGATCGCGCTCGGCCAGGGGCTTCGCGACGCGCTCGGCGACAAGCGCGGGATCGGCCGCTTCGGCTTCGCCCTGCCCATGGACGAGACCGAGGCACAGGTGCTGATCGACCTCTCGGGCCGCCCCTTCGCCAAGTTCGACGGGTCGTTCGAAGCCACCCACGTCGGCGACTATCCGACCGAGATGACGCCGCACGTCTTCCGGAGCCTTGCCGACAGCCTCGGCGCCGCGATCCATGTCCGCGTCGTGGGCGAAAACGACCACCACAAGGTCGAGGCGTGCTTCAAGGCCTTTGGCAGGGCCCTGCGCCAGGCGCTTGCAATCGAAGGCAAATCCGACGCGCTGCCAAGCACCAAGGGCATGCTGTGA